One Pseudonocardia abyssalis DNA segment encodes these proteins:
- a CDS encoding ABC transporter substrate-binding protein, producing the protein MFRRRFLVAAAAALALTACSTVAEPTTPAAEGGLTPVKLQLQWFTQGQFAGYLAAVDQGFYQAQGLDVEILEGGVDIVPQTVLAQGQADFAIAWVPKALASREQGAGITNVAQVFQRSGTYQVSFADAGITSPADLRGKRVGNWGFGNEFELFAGMTAAGLAPAADVSLVQQQFDMQALLSGEIDAAQAMSYNEYAQVLEATNPATGALYQPSDFSVINWEDQGTAMLQDAIWANTERLADPAYQDTTTRFVAASLQGWAYCRDNVESCRDIVVAAGSTLGASHQLWQINEVNKLIWPAPAGAGTIDSAAWARTVQVARTAVNADGQTVITADPDADAYTNTYVEQALEQLRAEGVDVEGTSYTPTEVTLNAGGS; encoded by the coding sequence GTGTTCCGTCGAAGGTTCCTGGTGGCCGCCGCCGCCGCACTCGCACTCACGGCCTGTTCCACGGTCGCCGAGCCCACGACCCCCGCCGCCGAGGGTGGGCTGACGCCGGTGAAGCTGCAGTTGCAGTGGTTCACGCAGGGCCAGTTCGCCGGGTACCTCGCCGCCGTCGACCAGGGCTTCTACCAGGCCCAGGGCCTCGACGTGGAGATCCTGGAGGGCGGGGTCGACATCGTCCCGCAGACCGTGCTCGCGCAGGGCCAGGCCGACTTCGCGATCGCCTGGGTGCCGAAGGCGCTCGCGTCGCGGGAGCAGGGTGCCGGGATCACGAACGTCGCACAGGTGTTCCAGCGCTCGGGCACCTACCAGGTGTCCTTCGCGGACGCCGGCATCACCTCGCCCGCCGACCTGCGCGGCAAGCGCGTCGGCAACTGGGGCTTCGGCAACGAGTTCGAGCTGTTCGCGGGCATGACCGCCGCGGGGCTGGCCCCGGCCGCCGACGTGAGCCTGGTGCAGCAGCAGTTCGACATGCAGGCCCTGCTCTCCGGTGAGATCGACGCCGCGCAGGCCATGTCCTACAACGAGTACGCGCAGGTCCTGGAGGCGACGAACCCGGCGACGGGCGCGCTCTACCAGCCGTCGGACTTCTCGGTGATCAACTGGGAGGACCAGGGAACCGCGATGCTGCAGGACGCGATCTGGGCCAACACCGAGCGCCTCGCCGACCCCGCCTACCAGGACACGACGACGAGGTTCGTCGCCGCGTCGCTGCAGGGCTGGGCCTACTGCCGCGACAACGTCGAGTCCTGCCGCGACATCGTCGTGGCCGCCGGATCGACGCTGGGCGCGAGCCACCAGCTGTGGCAGATCAACGAGGTGAACAAGCTGATCTGGCCGGCCCCCGCGGGCGCGGGCACGATCGACTCCGCCGCGTGGGCGCGCACGGTCCAGGTGGCGCGCACCGCGGTCAACGCCGACGGCCAGACCGTGATCACAGCCGACCCGGACGCCGACGCGTACACCAACACCTACGTCGAGCAGGCGCTGGAGCAGCTGCGGGCCGAGGGCGTCGACGTCGAGGGCACGTCGTACACCCCGACGGAGGTCACGCTCAACGCCGGCGGCAGCTGA
- a CDS encoding LCP family protein, producing MSRRHLRYVLRGAVALLSVAVLATTGYSWSVYRQVSDTLVTSEALGEQAPAGLESAFTALLVGIDSRTDASGDPLPPAVLAELRAGEDEGQFNTDTIILLHVPTGSTASASAVSIPRDSFVEVAGGLGRHKVNAAYRRGMAAAEDELTAQGLTGPALERATREAGRRTLVDTVEALTGVTVDHFAEINLAGFVEITEAIGGVPVCLNDAVREPRSGVDLPAGPQVVSGGDALAFVRQRHDLPDGDLDRVTRQQAFLAGLARTALGTGALADPARVDALVGAVTRYVVLDRGWDLDRLLAQLRRASGGDLTFRTIPTGRPDVDTPVDGVAVEIDPDAVRTFVTGLFDPDTVRERLAAPLTDDAAPTTVRARPVPLTTPSPTTPTSTTTTTPTTTPTTTTERPITAATVPCVD from the coding sequence ATGAGCCGCCGTCATCTCAGGTACGTGCTGCGTGGTGCCGTGGCGCTGCTCTCGGTGGCCGTCCTGGCCACCACCGGCTACAGCTGGTCGGTCTACCGGCAGGTGTCCGACACGCTCGTCACCAGCGAGGCACTCGGGGAGCAGGCACCGGCCGGGCTGGAGTCGGCGTTCACCGCCCTGCTCGTCGGGATCGACTCCCGCACCGACGCGTCGGGCGACCCGCTGCCCCCCGCGGTGCTCGCGGAGCTGCGGGCCGGCGAGGACGAGGGCCAGTTCAACACCGACACGATCATCCTGCTGCACGTCCCCACGGGCTCGACCGCGAGCGCGTCGGCGGTGTCGATCCCGCGCGACTCCTTCGTCGAGGTCGCGGGCGGGCTCGGCCGGCACAAGGTCAACGCCGCCTACCGGCGCGGGATGGCCGCCGCCGAGGACGAGCTGACGGCGCAGGGGCTGACCGGCCCGGCGCTCGAGCGCGCCACCCGCGAGGCCGGGCGCCGGACGCTCGTCGACACCGTGGAGGCGCTCACCGGCGTCACCGTCGACCACTTCGCGGAGATCAACCTCGCCGGATTCGTCGAGATCACCGAGGCGATCGGCGGAGTGCCCGTCTGCCTCAACGATGCCGTCCGGGAGCCGCGGTCGGGCGTCGACCTGCCGGCGGGGCCGCAGGTCGTCAGCGGGGGCGACGCGCTCGCGTTCGTCCGCCAGCGACACGACCTGCCCGACGGCGACCTCGACCGTGTCACCCGCCAGCAGGCCTTCCTCGCGGGACTCGCCCGCACGGCGCTGGGGACGGGGGCACTGGCCGACCCCGCACGCGTCGACGCGCTGGTCGGCGCCGTCACCCGCTACGTCGTGCTCGACCGCGGCTGGGACCTCGACCGGCTCCTCGCCCAGCTGCGCCGCGCGTCCGGCGGCGACCTCACCTTCCGCACGATCCCGACCGGGCGACCCGACGTGGACACCCCCGTCGACGGGGTGGCCGTCGAGATCGACCCCGACGCCGTGCGCACGTTCGTGACAGGCCTGTTCGACCCGGACACGGTGCGCGAGCGCCTGGCCGCGCCACTGACCGACGACGCCGCGCCCACCACCGTCCGGGCCCGCCCGGTGCCGCTGACGACCCCCTCCCCCACCACTCCGACCAGCACCACGACCACCACTCCGACCACCACCCCGACCACCACCACCGAACGCCCGATCACCGCGGCGACCGTGCCCTGCGTCGACTGA